From one Triticum urartu cultivar G1812 chromosome 3, Tu2.1, whole genome shotgun sequence genomic stretch:
- the LOC125543034 gene encoding E3 ubiquitin-protein ligase At1g12760-like, producing MDHPGNVTRHDHTIDIPRNDLMSPSTSRPDNHNHLDELNHNRGPSNEVPPVPESSGTAGMPDFRSASFVRRDQVNRQQNPLNSGLWISIELIVNVSQIIAAATVLSVSRNEHPRAPLFEWVVGYIIGCVATIPHLYWRYLHRNCQNIEQEPSAQGSSQRNISESDSFAAISSAHASEAVNEDNNTGVPRNNFPIASPRVYALVACLKLALDCFFAVWFVVGNVWIFGGRSSVHDAPNLYRLCIVFLAFGFIGYALPFILCTMICCCLPCIISMVGFHEDLDMNKGATAEVINTLVAYKYKSMRIRDGGDVGEDNGGVLASGTDKERTISAEDAVCCICLSRFSNNEDLRELPCGHVFHMECIDKWLKINALCPLCKSELGGSTAASPEAGPEGQHQQNENREGGDVESQR from the exons ATGGATCACCCTGGAAATGTCACTCGTCATGATCACACAATCGACATACCAAGGAATGATCTGATGTCGCCGTCAACATCCCGTCCGGACAATCATAATCACTTGGATGAGTTGAACCACAACAGAGGTCCTTCAAATGAAGTTCCTCCTGTCCCAGAAAGTTCTGGCACAGCCGGTATGCCTGACTTTCGAAGCGCATCTTTCGTGAGAAGGGATCAAGTCAATCGTCAGCAGAATCCTTTGAATTCTGGCTTATGGATCTCAATCGAGCTTATTGTAAATGTTAGTCAGATTATAGCAGCTGCTACTGTCCTGTCGGTATCAAGGAATGAGCATCCACGCGCTCCACTATTTGAGTGGGTTGTTGGCTATATAATAGGTTGTGTTGCTACTATTCCACATCTTTATTGGCGCTATCTCCATCGCAATTGCCAGAACATCGAGCAAGAACCATCAGCCCAGGGTTCATCTCAAAGGAACATATCCGAGTCTGATTCTTTTGCAGCAATTTCATCTGCTCATGCATCAGAAGCTGTAAATGAAGATAACAACACTGGAGTCCCAAGAAACAATTTCCCGATTGCAAGTCCAAG GGTCTACGCATTGGTTGCGTGCTTGAAGTTGGCCTTGGATTGTTTCTTTGCCGTGTGGTTTGTTGTGGGGAATGTGTGGATATTCGGTGGCCGCTCTTCCGTCCATGACGCTCCTAACTTGTACAG GCTGTGTATAGTGTTCCTTGCATTCGGCTTCATCGGCTATGCACTGCCTTTCATCCTGTGCACGATGATATGCTGCTGCCTGCCCTGCATAATCTCCATGGTAGGCTTCCACGAGGATCTGGATATGAACAAAGGCGCTACCGCAGAAGTAATCAACACGCTGGTGGCGTACAAGTACAAGTCGATGAGGATCCGCGACGGAGGAGATGTgggggaagacaatggtggcgtTCTGGCATCTGGAACTGACAAGGAGCGGACTATCTCCGCGGAAGACGCC GTTTGCTGCATCTGTTTGTCAAGGTTCTCGAACAACGAAGATCTGCGAGAGCTTCCCTGCGGGCACGTCTTTCACATGGAATGCATCGACAAGTGGCTCAAGATCAACGCGCTGTGCCCTCTCTGCAAGTCCGAGCTGGGCGGCTCAACGGCGGCATCTCCTGAGGCTGGCCCCGAGGGCCAACACCAACAGAATGAGAACAGGGAAGGAGGCGACGTCGAGTCACAGCGGTAG
- the LOC125543033 gene encoding valine--tRNA ligase, mitochondrial 1-like encodes MEKPAAQAPGKAASEEKLDDKELELERERKLKKEQKAREKEEKKLKAKQKETARLQAQATSDGPKKSEKKQKKKAAGDENPEDFIDPKTPSGEKKSLAPQMAKQYSPSAVEKSWYSWWESAGYFGADPASTKPPFVIVLPPPNVTGALHIGHALTVAIEDAMIRWRRMSGYNALWVPGVDHAGIATQVVVEKKLMRERKLTRHDIGRDKFISEVLKWKDQYGGTILGQLRRLGASLDWSRECFTMDEQRSKAVTEAFVRLHKDGLIYRDYRLVNWDCTLLTAISDIEVDHLELKEETMLKVPGYSSPVQFGVLISFAYPLEEGLGEIIVATTRIETMLGDTAIAVHPEDKRYKHLHGKHAIHPFNGRKLKIICDAVLVDPTFGTGAVKITPAHDPNDFEVGKRHNLEFINIFTDDGKINSNGGAQFEGMPRFAARVAVIDALKEKGLYKDTKKNEMNLGICSRSNDVVEPMIKPQWFVNCHTMAKAGLDAVRSKKIEIIPQQYEQDWYRWLENIRDWCVSRQLWWGHRVPAWYVTLEDEQLNDLGSNNDRWIVARNECDAMLEAQKKYPGKKFQLNQDPDVLDTWFSSGLFPLTVLGWPDDTADLRAFYPTSVLETGLDILFFWVARMVMMGMQLGGDVPFQKVYLHPMIRDAHGRKMSKSLGNVVDPLEVINGTTLEDLLKRLEEGNLDQNELSVAREGKKKDFPDGIAECGTDALRFALISYTSQSDKINLDIKRVVGYRQWCNKLWNAIRFAMGKLGDHYTPPATIVVSSMPPVCKWILSVLNKAIGKTVTSLEAYKFADATSAIYSWWQYQLCDVFIEAVKPYFFNDSQEFDSARAACRDALWVCLDNGLRLLHPFMPYVTEELWQRLPQPKDSCRKNSIMISEYPSVVQEWADDKLESEFSIILDTVNKLRSLKPPTDTNERRPAFALCRGEDIAATVQCYQSLVVSLSSVSSLKILAESDETPLDCSTAVVNKDLSVYLELQGALNAEVELEKLRKKRDEIQKLQHALSQKMEASGYREKAPPSVQEEDMRKLTAFFEQLRVIGEAEKKLDA; translated from the exons ATGGAGAAG CCCGCGGCGCAGGCACCGGGGAAGGCGGCTTCAGAGGAGAAG CTTGACGACAAGGAGCTGGAGCTAGAGCGGGAGCGGAAACTGAAGAAAGAGCAGAAG GCTAGAGAGAAAGAGGAGAAAAAGCTCAAGGCAAAGCAAAAGGAGACTGCTAGGCTCCAG GCTCAAGCAACATCGGATGGACCTAAGAAAAGTGAGaagaagcaaaagaagaaggcTGCGGGGGATGAAAACCCCGAGGATTTCATTGACCCTAAGACCCCTAGTGGGGAGAAGAAATCGCTTGCACCTCAAATGGCTAAGCAGTATAGCCCAAGTGCAGTTGAAAAATC GTGGTACTCCTGGTGGGAGTCAGCAGGATATTTTGGGGCAGACCCTGCAAGCACAAAACCACCTTTTGTTATA GTTCTACCACCTCCGAATGTGACTGGAGCGCTTCATATTGGTCATGCACTTACAGTGGCTATAGAG GATGCTATGATAAGGTGGAGGAGAATGTCGGGATATAATGCTCTGTGGGTCCCAGGAGTGGACCATGCTGGAATTGCTACACAG GTTGTAGTGGAAAAGAAGCTAATGCGTGAAAGGAAGCTGACAAGGCATGACATAGGCCGTGACAAATTTATATCTGAA GTTCTGAAATGGAAAGATCAGTACGGTGGTACCATACTGGGTCAATTACGTAGGCTTGGGGCTTCGCTTGATTGGTCCCGTGAG TGTTTCACAATGGATGAACAACGATCGAAAGCTGTAACCGAAGCATTTGTTAGGTTGCACAAAGATGGCCTAATTTATAG GGACTACCGCCTTGTGAATTGGGACTGCACACTTTTAACAGCAATATCTGACATAGAG GTGGATCATCTAGAGCTTAAAGAGGAAACTATGCTGAAGGTCCCTGGTTATAGTAGTCCTGTACAGTTTGGTGTGTTGATATCCTTTGCCTATCCTCTTGAAGAAGGACTAGGTGAAATTATTGTCGCAACAACAAGAATTGAAACAATGCTCGGTGATACGGCAATAGCTGTTCATCCTGAGGATAAAAGGTATAAGCATCTGCATGGAAAGCATGCCATTCACCCGTTCAATGGCCGAAAACTCAAAATAATCTGCGATGCGGTGTTAGTGGATCCCACTTTCGGTACTGGGGCTGTCAAG ATTACACCTGCCCATGACCCAAATGACTTTGAGGTTGGAAAACGACACAACCTAGAGTTCATCAATATCTTCACAGATGATGGGAAGATAAACAGCAATGGAGGTGCACAATTTGAAGGAATGCCAAGATTTGCTGCTCGGGTTGCAGTTATTGATGCACTGAAGGAAAAG GGGTTGTACAAGGACACAAAAAAGAATGAAATGAATTTGGGCATTTGTTCAAGAAGTAATGATGTAGTGGAACCTATGATAAAGCCTCAATGGTTTGTTAATTGCCATACGATGGCAAAGGCAGGTCTTGATGCTGTAAGATCCAAAAAAATTGAGATTATTCCGCAACAATATGAACAAGACTGGTACAG ATGGCTTGAAAATATACGCGATTGGTGTGTTTCAAGGCAACTCTGGTGGGGACATCGTGTACCTGCGTGGTATGTGACACTAGAAGATGAGCAATTGAATGATCTGGGATCAAACAATGACCGTTGGATAGTCGCAAGGAATGAATGTGATGCAATGCTTGAGGCACAGAAAAAGTATCCGGGGAAGAAATTCCAGTTAAATCAAGACCCTGACGTTTTGGATACTTGGTTTTCATCTGGTCTCTTCCCATTGACAGTGCTTGGTTGGCCAGATGATACTGCTGATCTTCGTGCTTTCTACCCTACTTCAGTACTTGAAACTGGACTTGATATTCTCTTCTTCTGGGTGGCACGTATGGTGATGATGGGTATGCAACTTGGTGGTGATGTGCCATTTCAGAAG GTGTATTTGCATCCTATGATCCGTGATGCACATGGCCGCAAAATGTCCAAGTCACTTGGTAATGTTGTTGATCCCCTCGAGGTGATAAACGGTACGACACTTGAAGATCTCCTCAAACGTTTGGAAGAAGGCAACCTGGATCAAAATGAGTTAAGTGTTGCAAGAGAAGGGAAGAAGAAAGATTTTCCTGATGGCATTGCTGAATGTGGCACTGATGCACTCCGTTTCGCACTGATTTCTTACACTTCTCAG TCTGACAAGATAAATCTTGATATCAAGAGGGTTGTTGGATATCGCCAATGGTGCAATAAATTGTGGAATGCCATTCGTTTTGCAATGGGCAAACTTGGTGATCATTATACTCCACCAGCAACCATTGTTGTGTCTTCAATGCCCCCGGTCTGCAAATGGATACTCTCGGTACTTAACAAGGCTATTGGCAAGACTGTGACCTCATTAGAAGCATACAAGTTCGCCGATGCAACATCTGCTATTTACTCATGGTGGCAATACCAGCTATGTGATGTATTTATAGAAGCTGTAAAACCTTACTTCTTCAATGACTCTCAAGAGTTCGATTCAGCAAGAGCTGCTTGTAGAGATGCCCTATGGGTTTGCCTCGACAATGGTTTGCGTCTGCTCCACCCATTCATGCCTTATGTAACAGAAGAACTCTGGCAGCGTCTTCCTCAGCCCAAAGATTCTTGCAGAAAAAATTCCATCATGATATCAGAATATCCATCTGTTGTTCAG GAATGGGCAGATGATAAACTTGAAAGtgaatttagtattatcttggaTACTGTGAACAAACTAAGATCTCTGAAGCCACCAACAGATACAAATGAGAG GCGACCTGCTTTTGCACTTTGTCGAGGCGAAGATATTGCTGCCACTGTTCAGTGCTATCAATCTCTAGTGGTGTCTCTTTCTTCTGTATCGTCACTTAAG ATCCTGGCAGAGAGTGACGAAACTCCACTTGACTGTTCGACTGCTGTTGTCAACAAAGATCTGTCCGTATACCTTGAGCTTCAAGGAGCTCTAAACGCGGAAGTGGAGCTCGAAAAGCTAAGGAAAAAGAGGGATGAAATCCAAAA GCTACAGCATGCCCTTTCTCAGAAGATGGAAGCGTCCGGTTACAGAGAGAAGGCCCCGCCCAGCGTCCAAGAGGAGGACATGAGGAAACTCACTGCCTTTTTCGAGCAACTGCGGGTGATTGGTGAAGCTGAGAAGAAACTAGATGCGTAA